From Sulfurovum xiamenensis, one genomic window encodes:
- the lepB gene encoding signal peptidase I: MKGFIQASGRFASSWTGTIIIVLFLIFFVAQSFVIPSGSMKRTQLIGDFLFAKKFSYGIPTPHLPWLEIPLLPDFNGNGHLIEGPRPQREDIVIFRYPKNHKIHYVKRCVAVGGDEILYANEKLLIHFHEGEAYMKANYPADKLVSLRSKLWVENPYMSKYPGIQYAPEGENIFESLLKYYAYNKEIDMVPVYVDGLDTPTYEITGKGVNALYAKVDEDHFYMIGDNRDNSNDSRFWGAVPYKLIVGKPWLNYMSLEHRSYESVLHGDEYGSGKDNARLKRLCGEIAIDSKACEELWNKQRFTVRWGRVGRRIETIQTEQPIE; this comes from the coding sequence ATGAAAGGTTTTATACAGGCTTCCGGCCGTTTTGCCAGTTCATGGACCGGGACGATCATCATCGTACTTTTTCTCATCTTCTTTGTGGCACAATCTTTTGTAATTCCATCAGGTTCGATGAAAAGAACACAACTGATAGGTGACTTTTTATTTGCCAAGAAGTTTTCCTATGGAATCCCTACCCCTCACTTGCCATGGTTAGAGATCCCTCTTTTACCGGATTTCAACGGGAATGGACATCTTATAGAAGGTCCTAGACCGCAAAGAGAAGATATCGTTATTTTCCGCTATCCAAAAAACCATAAAATACACTATGTCAAGCGTTGTGTTGCTGTAGGCGGAGATGAAATACTCTATGCCAATGAAAAACTGCTTATTCACTTTCATGAAGGTGAAGCATATATGAAAGCAAATTATCCTGCTGATAAACTTGTTTCGCTTCGAAGTAAGCTTTGGGTAGAAAATCCTTATATGTCAAAATATCCGGGTATACAGTATGCACCTGAAGGGGAAAATATCTTTGAGTCTCTTCTAAAATACTATGCATATAATAAAGAGATCGATATGGTACCTGTCTATGTAGATGGTCTTGATACACCTACCTATGAGATCACAGGAAAAGGTGTCAATGCACTCTATGCAAAAGTAGATGAGGACCACTTCTATATGATCGGTGATAACCGTGACAACTCGAATGACAGCCGTTTCTGGGGTGCCGTTCCCTATAAGCTTATCGTAGGAAAGCCTTGGTTGAACTATATGAGTTTAGAACACCGTTCTTATGAGAGTGTGCTTCATGGTGATGAATATGGCAGCGGGAAGGACAATGCAAGACTTAAACGTCTATGCGGTGAAATAGCGATTGATAGTAAAGCGTGTGAAGAGCTCTGGAACAAACAACGATTTACGGTCCGCTGGGGACGTGTAGGAAGACGCATTGAAACGATACAAACAGAACAACCTATAGAGTAA